A window of the Dickeya dianthicola NCPPB 453 genome harbors these coding sequences:
- a CDS encoding aryl-sulfate sulfotransferase — MGHPSVYPTGTTIYHPDKAWGGYTVFQALETGAVLIDMNGAALRLWEGLHGFPNKILPGGYILGHSGQRDARYGMQDMVDVVQLDWDGNRVWQFNRYEHISDPDLPPEWMARAHHDYQRSGNPVGYYAPGLEPQALGGNTLILAHQNLHNPKISDKLLLDDTIIEVDWQGNILWEWRCSDHFDQLGFDDAAKTALYHNPNMRSSGGGMGDWMHINSMSTLGPNPWFDQGDARFHPDNIIWDARESNIIAIIDKQSGDIVWRLGPDYSTPELKHLGWIIGQHHAHMIPAGLPGAGNILLFDNGGWAGYGAPNPASADGVKNAWRDYSRVLEINPVTLDIVWRYSPYEAGIPHPTDAFRFYSPYISNIQRLPNGNTLINEGANGRLFEVTADHEVVWEYISPFWGKSVNTNMLYRAYRVPYDWVPQLPRPQETPVQAPDNTRLRQPGAAPAGFASVVAVSDARPYKRGGDALCVATDSEELKRSPKLFAVNPHRFTALSLAPDETLSLPAGDQLLLVGAERCVHCKSLYRQLETVIADTAFDGLSCHYLDADHHVPHAAQLQVRSLPTLLWLKDGQEQARLTGAQSADTLRQWLSAILR; from the coding sequence ATGGGACACCCTTCCGTTTACCCGACCGGCACCACGATTTATCACCCGGACAAAGCCTGGGGCGGTTACACCGTCTTTCAGGCGCTGGAAACCGGCGCGGTCTTGATCGATATGAACGGGGCGGCGCTGCGGTTGTGGGAAGGCCTGCACGGTTTTCCCAATAAAATTCTGCCGGGCGGTTATATCCTCGGTCACAGCGGCCAGCGCGACGCCCGCTACGGTATGCAGGACATGGTGGATGTGGTGCAACTGGACTGGGACGGCAACCGGGTCTGGCAATTCAACCGTTACGAGCACATCAGCGACCCGGACCTGCCGCCGGAGTGGATGGCGCGCGCCCACCACGACTACCAGCGCAGCGGCAACCCGGTGGGGTACTACGCGCCGGGGCTGGAACCGCAGGCGCTCGGCGGCAATACGTTGATTCTGGCGCACCAGAACCTACACAACCCGAAAATCAGCGACAAGTTGCTGCTCGACGACACCATTATTGAAGTGGACTGGCAGGGCAACATCCTGTGGGAATGGCGTTGCAGCGACCATTTCGACCAGTTGGGCTTTGACGACGCCGCCAAAACCGCGTTGTACCACAACCCCAATATGCGCAGCAGCGGCGGCGGCATGGGCGACTGGATGCACATCAACTCCATGTCCACCCTTGGCCCCAACCCGTGGTTCGATCAGGGCGACGCCCGTTTCCATCCGGACAACATCATCTGGGACGCGCGCGAATCCAACATTATCGCCATCATCGACAAGCAGAGCGGCGACATCGTGTGGCGGCTCGGGCCGGACTACAGCACGCCGGAACTGAAACACCTGGGCTGGATCATCGGTCAGCATCATGCGCACATGATCCCAGCCGGGTTGCCGGGCGCGGGCAATATTCTGCTGTTCGACAACGGCGGCTGGGCCGGTTACGGCGCCCCCAACCCGGCCTCGGCCGACGGGGTGAAGAACGCCTGGCGCGACTACTCGCGCGTGCTGGAAATCAACCCGGTGACGCTGGATATCGTCTGGCGCTATTCGCCGTACGAAGCCGGCATTCCGCACCCGACCGACGCCTTTCGCTTCTACAGCCCGTACATCAGCAATATCCAGCGCCTGCCGAACGGCAACACGCTGATCAACGAAGGCGCCAACGGCCGCCTGTTCGAAGTGACCGCGGACCATGAGGTAGTCTGGGAATACATCTCGCCGTTCTGGGGAAAAAGCGTCAACACCAACATGCTGTACCGGGCCTACCGGGTGCCGTACGACTGGGTGCCGCAGTTGCCGCGCCCGCAGGAAACCCCGGTGCAGGCGCCGGACAACACCCGCCTGCGCCAGCCCGGCGCCGCGCCGGCCGGATTCGCCAGCGTCGTTGCCGTCAGCGATGCCCGGCCGTACAAGCGCGGCGGCGATGCATTGTGCGTCGCCACCGACAGCGAAGAGCTGAAACGCAGCCCGAAGCTGTTCGCCGTCAACCCTCATCGCTTTACCGCCTTATCGCTGGCGCCGGATGAAACGCTGTCGCTGCCCGCCGGCGACCAGTTGCTGCTGGTGGGCGCGGAACGCTGCGTACACTGTAAGAGCCTGTATCGCCAGTTGGAAACGGTCATCGCCGACACCGCGTTCGACGGGCTGTCCTGCCACTATCTGGACGCCGACCATCATGTGCCGCACGCCGCACAGTTGCAGGTACGCTCGCTGCCCACCCTGCTGTGGCTGAAAGACGGTCAGGAGCAGGCCAGGCTCACCGGCGCGCAGAGCGCGGACACACTGCGCCAGTGGTTAAGCGCCATCCTGCGCTAA
- a CDS encoding ABC transporter ATP-binding protein produces MTQPRPQPVVAFDRLKKQFRVGGNPLTVIDDLSLAIYPGELVAIVGSSGCGKSTLLRLLVGLDDDYQGRILVDGVPINGIGGERGIVFQEPRLFPWLTVRQNIELGLASEKIGRAELTRRVDHFIQLVHLDEFADALPAQLSGGMAQRVAIARGLVGNPRILMLDEPFGALDALTRQQMQQELRRIHQQEGTTTLLVTHDVEEAVYLADRVVVLAPRPGRLKLVATVTLPHPRQRDSHAFHQQCSDLLALLTHADAAALPVATRITDITD; encoded by the coding sequence ATGACGCAACCGCGCCCCCAACCGGTGGTCGCTTTTGACCGCCTTAAAAAACAGTTTCGCGTCGGCGGCAACCCGCTGACGGTCATCGACGACCTCTCGCTGGCGATTTATCCCGGCGAACTGGTGGCGATTGTCGGCAGCAGCGGCTGCGGCAAATCCACACTGCTGCGCCTGTTGGTCGGGCTGGATGACGACTATCAGGGCCGCATTCTGGTGGATGGCGTACCGATTAACGGCATCGGCGGCGAGCGCGGCATCGTGTTTCAGGAGCCACGGTTGTTCCCGTGGCTGACGGTGCGCCAGAACATCGAACTGGGGCTGGCGAGCGAGAAGATCGGTCGCGCCGAACTTACCCGTCGGGTCGACCATTTCATTCAGCTGGTGCATTTGGACGAGTTCGCCGACGCCCTGCCCGCCCAGTTGTCCGGCGGCATGGCACAGCGGGTGGCGATCGCCCGCGGGCTGGTGGGCAACCCGCGCATTCTGATGCTCGACGAACCGTTCGGCGCGCTCGACGCGCTGACCCGGCAACAGATGCAGCAGGAACTGCGGCGGATTCATCAGCAGGAAGGCACCACCACCCTGCTGGTCACCCACGATGTGGAAGAAGCGGTTTATCTGGCCGACCGCGTGGTGGTACTGGCGCCGCGCCCCGGCCGGCTGAAACTGGTAGCCACGGTGACGCTGCCGCATCCGCGCCAGCGCGACAGCCACGCCTTCCACCAACAGTGCAGCGACCTGCTCGCGCTGCTGACTCACGCCGACGCCGCGGCCTTGCCCGTCGCCACACGTATCACTGATATCACTGACTAA
- a CDS encoding ABC transporter permease has product MNKSLVMHTSSVVEDPRVKRPLAPRQTRHIAAPVLLPLVVLLLWTLSSQLGWMPPQILPAPSQVMITALTLLQSDLLGQLLISLHRLVNGLAAGVLAGTLLGALMGASVRAERLLYPTVYALAQIPTLGWIPLFMVLFGIDDGLKLAVLIKAVIVPVTLHSQRGVRDVPPALLDVARTLRLPPLTRLTRLILPAALPVWFTGLRLALSQAWVSLIVVELLASSQGIGYLMVWGRQLFQLDIVLVCIAVIGLTGLLMEWGINQLDQRLIAWPHPPIGRLHAAPAGQSSGLVIPLLLLALWQLASHRGWVDALLLPPPGEVLRAIWQGVSDGSLPDAMRHSLWRALAGGALGISAGLLAGLALGLSARAEAVCTSTLTLLRQVALFAWLPLITAWVGNDDGGKVTFIALVAFFPMLVATHRGVHRRSLALQEVAQVLRLPWLRRLRVLILPGAAPALFTGLRLAMIYAWLGAIGAEYFMSSGAGIGSLMINAQQLLDMPLILSGMLLIGVTGALIDSLGQRLEQRMTRWRTPGDSL; this is encoded by the coding sequence ATGAATAAGTCTTTGGTCATGCATACGTCTTCGGTAGTGGAAGACCCGCGCGTGAAACGCCCGCTCGCACCGCGACAAACCCGGCACATCGCCGCGCCGGTGCTGCTGCCGCTGGTCGTATTATTGTTGTGGACCCTCAGTAGCCAGTTGGGGTGGATGCCGCCGCAAATTCTGCCCGCCCCATCGCAGGTTATGATAACCGCTCTTACCCTGTTGCAGAGCGATTTGCTCGGTCAGTTGTTGATCAGCCTGCACCGTCTGGTAAACGGGCTTGCCGCCGGTGTACTGGCCGGAACGCTGCTGGGCGCGCTGATGGGCGCATCGGTGCGGGCGGAACGGCTGCTGTATCCCACCGTCTATGCGCTGGCTCAAATCCCCACGCTCGGGTGGATCCCACTGTTTATGGTGCTGTTCGGTATCGACGACGGCCTCAAGCTGGCGGTGCTGATCAAAGCGGTGATCGTACCGGTCACGCTGCATAGCCAGCGCGGGGTACGCGACGTTCCACCCGCGCTGCTCGACGTGGCGCGCACCCTGCGCCTGCCGCCCCTTACCCGCCTGACCCGGCTGATACTGCCAGCCGCGTTGCCGGTGTGGTTTACCGGCTTGCGGCTGGCGCTGTCACAGGCCTGGGTGTCGCTGATTGTGGTGGAATTGCTCGCCTCGTCGCAGGGCATCGGCTATCTGATGGTATGGGGACGTCAGCTATTCCAGTTGGATATCGTGTTGGTGTGCATCGCCGTCATCGGGCTGACCGGCCTGTTGATGGAATGGGGCATCAACCAGTTGGACCAACGACTGATTGCCTGGCCGCACCCACCGATCGGCCGGCTGCACGCCGCGCCCGCCGGCCAGTCCAGCGGGCTGGTGATACCGCTGTTATTACTGGCGCTGTGGCAACTGGCCAGCCACCGCGGCTGGGTTGACGCACTGCTGTTGCCGCCGCCCGGCGAGGTGCTTCGCGCTATCTGGCAAGGGGTGAGCGACGGTTCGCTGCCCGACGCCATGCGCCACAGCCTGTGGCGGGCGCTGGCGGGCGGTGCCCTCGGCATCAGCGCCGGTTTGCTGGCCGGTCTGGCGCTGGGGCTGAGCGCACGCGCCGAGGCAGTGTGTACCTCAACACTGACGCTGCTGCGTCAGGTGGCGCTGTTCGCCTGGCTGCCGCTGATTACCGCCTGGGTCGGCAACGATGACGGCGGCAAGGTGACCTTCATCGCGCTGGTGGCGTTCTTTCCGATGTTGGTCGCCACTCATCGTGGCGTGCATCGGCGCTCCCTCGCTTTGCAGGAAGTGGCGCAAGTGTTGCGCCTGCCGTGGTTGCGTCGCCTGCGCGTACTGATCCTACCCGGTGCGGCGCCCGCGCTGTTCACCGGATTGCGACTGGCGATGATTTACGCCTGGCTCGGCGCTATCGGCGCAGAATATTTCATGTCGTCCGGCGCTGGCATCGGCAGCCTGATGATCAACGCCCAGCAACTGCTGGATATGCCCCTCATTCTCAGCGGCATGCTGCTGATTGGCGTCACCGGCGCGCTGATCGACTCCCTCGGTCAGCGGCTGGAACAACGCATGACCCGCTGGCGCACCCCAGGAGACTCCTTATGA
- a CDS encoding ABC transporter substrate-binding protein has product MQQQQDRHRYRGWLSLFKGAGLVLLTVAALGNSARAQEDKPAEIRIGLPDQSAGSKPFIGGPLGLAFIRHSLEQAFEPQGIKVRWSFFKGAGPAVNEALANQQLDVAYLGDLAAIIGRSGGLPTQVLLGSRGSSSYLAATPESGIARIEDLRGKRVAVYKGTADQLSFERALNSAGLNERDIRVINLDWTAGKAALAARRIDAVWGGVSLLALRPQGIRIITSSRDLGWANTTQAVVLATQDFIRRYPQVTRQLVAALVQEAHWASDPAHLADYIKLMADQSQIPAALFEEQFRPDSLNLQTSPRLDPFLRSNLQDSVQRAHAAGLIRAVFSVEAWLDNRVVDQALTELKLERQWPDYDAGGKPQ; this is encoded by the coding sequence ATGCAACAACAACAAGATCGTCACCGTTACCGTGGCTGGCTCAGCCTGTTTAAAGGCGCAGGGCTGGTGCTGCTGACGGTCGCGGCGCTAGGGAATTCAGCACGGGCGCAGGAGGACAAACCGGCGGAAATTCGCATTGGGCTGCCGGATCAGAGCGCGGGCAGCAAGCCGTTTATCGGCGGGCCGCTGGGGCTGGCCTTTATTCGCCACAGCCTGGAGCAGGCGTTTGAACCACAGGGCATCAAGGTGCGCTGGTCGTTTTTTAAAGGCGCGGGGCCGGCGGTGAACGAGGCGCTGGCCAACCAACAATTGGATGTGGCGTACCTTGGCGATCTGGCGGCGATCATCGGCCGTTCCGGTGGGTTGCCTACCCAGGTGCTGTTGGGGTCGCGCGGCTCCAGCTCGTATCTGGCGGCGACGCCGGAGTCCGGCATTGCGCGTATCGAGGACCTGCGCGGCAAACGGGTGGCGGTCTACAAAGGCACCGCCGACCAGCTATCGTTTGAGCGGGCGCTGAACAGCGCCGGGCTGAACGAACGGGATATCCGGGTCATCAACCTTGACTGGACCGCCGGCAAAGCGGCGCTGGCGGCCCGGCGCATTGATGCGGTGTGGGGCGGCGTGTCGCTGCTGGCGCTGCGCCCGCAGGGGATTCGCATTATTACTTCCAGCCGCGATCTGGGCTGGGCCAACACCACCCAGGCGGTGGTGCTGGCGACGCAGGATTTTATCCGGCGCTATCCGCAGGTTACCCGGCAACTGGTGGCGGCGCTGGTGCAGGAAGCGCACTGGGCCAGCGACCCGGCGCATCTGGCGGACTATATCAAACTGATGGCGGACCAGAGCCAGATTCCTGCCGCGTTGTTTGAAGAGCAGTTCCGGCCGGATTCGCTCAACCTGCAAACGTCGCCGCGTCTGGACCCGTTCCTGCGCAGCAATCTGCAAGACAGCGTGCAGCGCGCCCACGCCGCCGGGCTGATTCGCGCCGTCTTTTCGGTGGAGGCGTGGCTGGATAACCGCGTTGTCGATCAGGCATTGACCGAGCTGAAGCTGGAGCGCCAGTGGCCGGACTATGATGCCGGCGGCAAACCGCAGTAG
- a CDS encoding LysR family transcriptional regulator has translation MHLDLRQLRNFLALAEHRSFVQAAEAVCLSQSAFSRSIQTLEQTLGHPLVERYSKQFTLTWQGKKLLPFAQRMQALSWELIQDMRQLGEDDAGELVFGCGPAPAAALIPRAVSAFHLLRPRARVTYCVDNWHALHQRLQAEEWPFFVADTWQAELDPQLRVQPLNPRRCFFICHRDHPLAQQAQVTPDDLLHFPLASPYLPVGMRKVLAALTGQPDYRPQIQCDHIYSVFSVLRHTQAISFSSEDGFALGRDSHQLVEVVLAEQPPEWAQMQTRFGIISSLQKPPPPLAQLLIDAILEQDRLYLPSAV, from the coding sequence ATGCATCTGGACTTACGACAACTGCGCAATTTTCTGGCGCTGGCGGAACACCGCAGTTTTGTGCAGGCGGCGGAGGCGGTTTGCCTGTCGCAATCCGCGTTCAGCCGCAGCATTCAGACGCTGGAGCAAACCCTCGGCCACCCGCTGGTGGAGCGGTACAGCAAGCAGTTCACGCTCACCTGGCAGGGCAAAAAGCTGCTGCCTTTCGCCCAGCGTATGCAGGCGCTGTCGTGGGAGCTGATTCAGGACATGCGGCAACTCGGCGAGGATGACGCCGGCGAGCTGGTGTTCGGCTGCGGCCCGGCGCCGGCGGCGGCGCTGATCCCGCGGGCGGTGTCTGCCTTCCACCTGCTACGACCGCGAGCGCGCGTCACCTACTGCGTCGACAACTGGCATGCGCTGCATCAGCGGCTACAGGCCGAAGAGTGGCCGTTTTTCGTGGCCGACACCTGGCAAGCCGAGCTGGACCCACAGTTACGGGTGCAGCCGCTCAACCCGCGCCGCTGTTTTTTCATCTGCCACCGCGATCACCCGCTGGCGCAGCAGGCGCAGGTCACCCCCGACGACCTGCTGCACTTTCCGCTGGCGTCGCCCTATTTGCCGGTCGGCATGCGCAAGGTGCTGGCGGCGCTGACCGGTCAACCGGACTATCGCCCGCAGATTCAGTGCGACCACATCTACTCGGTGTTCAGCGTACTGCGCCATACCCAGGCGATCAGCTTTTCCAGCGAAGACGGATTTGCGCTCGGCCGCGACAGCCATCAACTGGTGGAGGTAGTCCTCGCCGAACAGCCGCCGGAATGGGCGCAGATGCAAACCCGGTTCGGGATTATCTCCAGCCTGCAAAAACCGCCGCCGCCGCTGGCGCAACTGCTGATCGACGCCATTCTGGAGCAGGACCGGCTGTACTTGCCCTCCGCCGTATAA
- a CDS encoding CDP-diacylglycerol diphosphatase codes for MIRKKYLIGLIVTLLLVALLLYVWQPFARRGNGNALWEFVSQQCVPNQQKNNSPAPCLDVNLQGHYTLFKDRRGPYHDLLIPTDRIRGIESPQLLQPGTPAYFAAAWSYRDRLSSQMGKPISDDKLGLAINSLYGRTQGQLHIHISCLKPEVYQTLRAQNAHIGYDWVSLGQPLLGHDYLATKLNGSDLTRADPFKLLNQYVQTRGDQMENYGLALTANAQGELVLLAVRRDVIGLFNRGSAEEILDVSCALAQ; via the coding sequence ATGATACGCAAGAAATACCTTATCGGTTTGATCGTTACACTGCTGCTGGTCGCCCTGTTGCTCTATGTATGGCAGCCTTTCGCCCGCCGCGGCAATGGCAACGCGCTGTGGGAGTTTGTCAGTCAGCAGTGCGTGCCCAACCAGCAGAAAAATAACTCGCCCGCCCCTTGTCTGGACGTCAATCTGCAAGGTCATTACACCCTGTTCAAAGACCGGCGCGGCCCGTACCACGACCTGCTGATCCCGACCGACCGCATCCGCGGCATTGAAAGCCCGCAGCTGTTGCAGCCGGGAACGCCCGCTTATTTCGCCGCCGCCTGGAGCTACCGCGACCGGCTATCGAGCCAGATGGGCAAACCCATCAGCGACGATAAACTCGGGCTGGCGATCAACTCGCTGTATGGCCGCACGCAGGGCCAGTTGCACATCCATATTTCCTGCCTGAAACCCGAGGTTTATCAGACGCTGCGCGCCCAAAACGCCCATATCGGCTACGACTGGGTGTCGCTCGGCCAGCCGCTGCTGGGCCACGACTATCTGGCGACCAAGCTGAACGGCAGCGATTTGACGCGCGCCGACCCGTTCAAACTGCTCAATCAGTATGTGCAAACGCGCGGGGATCAGATGGAAAACTACGGTCTGGCGCTGACCGCCAACGCTCAGGGCGAGCTGGTGCTGCTGGCGGTGCGGCGTGATGTTATCGGCCTGTTCAACCGCGGCTCGGCGGAAGAAATTCTGGATGTGAGCTGCGCGCTGGCGCAGTAA
- a CDS encoding LysR substrate-binding domain-containing protein produces MSRINLRQVEAFHKVILTGGITQAANIMNITQPAVSRLIKDFEYAVKLKLFDRDGRGLEPREEALKLFREIERLYLGLDHILRVADDIRHAKGSVLRIGAVSALANLCTERIFPSLLKKYPDVALSMDVESTLAITEMVLSNQYDIGFINSTPAIKGLQADLLGVAQAVAVVAPTHPLADRAGITLDDLNHHRAILPGRKTVLREQLAQAITAQDVALQSPIETSLRHCCVMAGAGLGVGIVDAITARTSEARLLIKPFEPKIDVAYLAIFPPQHARSLLVEEVIHLIRTLIGESASAG; encoded by the coding sequence ATGAGCCGTATCAACTTAAGACAGGTTGAAGCATTCCATAAGGTGATCCTGACCGGCGGTATCACACAGGCCGCCAACATCATGAATATCACCCAACCGGCGGTCAGCCGGCTGATCAAAGATTTTGAGTACGCGGTTAAACTAAAACTGTTTGACAGGGATGGTCGGGGGCTGGAGCCTCGTGAAGAAGCACTTAAGCTTTTCCGGGAAATCGAACGGCTGTATCTGGGGCTGGACCACATTCTGCGGGTGGCGGACGACATCCGCCACGCCAAAGGCAGCGTGCTGCGCATCGGCGCGGTGTCTGCGCTCGCCAACCTCTGCACCGAACGCATTTTCCCCTCGCTGTTGAAAAAATACCCGGATGTGGCGCTGTCTATGGATGTGGAAAGCACGCTGGCGATCACCGAAATGGTGCTCAGCAACCAGTACGACATCGGTTTTATCAACAGCACGCCGGCGATCAAGGGATTGCAGGCCGACCTGCTGGGCGTCGCCCAGGCCGTGGCGGTCGTCGCGCCGACCCACCCGCTGGCGGACCGCGCCGGCATCACCCTTGACGACCTGAATCACCACCGCGCTATCCTTCCGGGGCGCAAAACCGTGTTGCGGGAACAGCTGGCGCAGGCTATCACCGCGCAAGACGTGGCGTTGCAAAGCCCAATTGAAACCTCGCTGCGCCATTGCTGCGTCATGGCGGGCGCCGGATTAGGGGTGGGAATTGTCGATGCCATTACTGCCCGCACCAGCGAGGCCAGGCTGCTGATCAAACCTTTTGAACCAAAGATTGACGTCGCCTATCTGGCGATTTTTCCGCCCCAGCATGCCCGCAGCCTGCTGGTGGAAGAGGTTATTCACCTTATCCGCACGTTGATCGGCGAGAGCGCGTCGGCCGGGTGA
- a CDS encoding ABC transporter substrate-binding protein produces the protein MKGMLFVAGLMTLMPIAQAADLTIGLASSTTSMDPQFYVGGANSAMARNLFDGLVNQNEKQHITPALAVSWKAIDDTTWQFRLRPNVKFHDGADVNARDVVASVKRVALAAKNSPSAYTPYVADISEIREIDPLTVEIKTKVPAALLLNNLSRIAILPARLVDQPTDVLNGGKDVIGTGPFKFVSYTPDDKVVLSRNDHYWGGKAEWDTVTLRVIKNSSARIAALLSGDVDMIESVPTADRAAIARQQAFATESVPGNRILYLHPDQDRDVSPFAKGDDGKNPLRKAEVRQAMSLAINRDALVQRILDGQGLPSSQLVPQGYPGYSANIPAPVYDLAQAKQKLTAAGYPNGFTLTFHASNDRYPNDAKIAQALGQMFSQAGIKTEVVTMPGNVYFAKAAQREFSLVMGGAAIETGEASGVLGPLLETFGPNAGQGNRGRYSNAEFDKLLNQARATLDEPQRDALLQQATELAVKEQGVIPLLFLSNTWAMKKGYSYVGRTDGYTLPYFVHKQ, from the coding sequence ATGAAAGGAATGTTGTTTGTTGCCGGCCTGATGACGTTGATGCCCATCGCGCAGGCAGCGGATTTGACGATTGGACTGGCGTCATCCACCACCTCGATGGATCCGCAGTTCTATGTCGGCGGCGCTAACAGCGCAATGGCCCGCAATCTGTTCGACGGGCTGGTTAACCAAAACGAAAAACAACACATTACGCCCGCGCTGGCGGTGTCGTGGAAAGCTATCGACGACACGACCTGGCAATTTAGATTACGACCGAACGTCAAGTTTCATGACGGCGCCGATGTTAACGCCCGGGATGTGGTGGCCAGCGTGAAACGCGTCGCGTTGGCGGCAAAAAACAGCCCCAGCGCCTACACGCCTTACGTGGCGGACATCAGCGAGATTCGTGAAATCGACCCGCTGACGGTGGAAATCAAGACCAAAGTACCGGCGGCGCTGTTGCTCAACAACCTGAGCCGCATTGCGATACTGCCGGCGAGGCTGGTCGACCAGCCGACCGACGTGCTGAACGGCGGTAAAGACGTGATTGGCACCGGCCCGTTCAAATTTGTCTCCTATACCCCGGATGACAAGGTGGTGCTGAGCCGCAACGACCACTACTGGGGCGGCAAGGCCGAGTGGGATACGGTGACGCTGCGCGTCATCAAGAACAGCAGCGCCCGCATTGCCGCATTGCTCTCCGGCGATGTGGACATGATCGAAAGCGTGCCGACGGCGGACCGCGCCGCTATCGCCCGTCAGCAGGCTTTCGCGACGGAGTCGGTGCCGGGCAACCGCATTCTGTATCTGCACCCGGATCAGGATAGAGATGTGTCGCCATTCGCCAAAGGCGATGACGGCAAGAATCCGCTGAGAAAAGCGGAGGTGCGGCAGGCGATGTCGCTGGCAATTAACCGCGACGCGCTGGTGCAACGGATTCTCGACGGTCAGGGGCTGCCTTCGTCGCAGCTGGTGCCGCAGGGATATCCGGGCTATTCCGCCAACATACCGGCGCCGGTTTACGACCTGGCGCAGGCGAAACAGAAACTGACGGCGGCGGGCTACCCGAACGGGTTCACCCTGACGTTCCACGCCTCGAACGATCGTTACCCTAACGACGCCAAAATCGCACAGGCGCTGGGGCAGATGTTCAGTCAGGCGGGCATCAAGACCGAGGTGGTCACCATGCCCGGCAACGTCTACTTCGCCAAGGCGGCGCAGCGTGAATTCAGCCTGGTGATGGGCGGCGCGGCGATTGAAACCGGCGAGGCGTCCGGCGTGCTGGGGCCGTTGCTGGAAACCTTTGGCCCGAATGCCGGCCAGGGGAATCGAGGGCGGTATTCCAATGCCGAATTTGACAAGCTGCTGAATCAGGCGCGCGCCACGCTGGATGAACCGCAACGCGATGCCCTGCTGCAGCAGGCAACCGAATTGGCAGTGAAAGAGCAAGGGGTTATCCCGCTGCTGTTTCTCTCCAATACCTGGGCAATGAAAAAAGGCTATAGCTACGTGGGCCGCACAGACGGCTACACATTGCCCTATTTCGTTCACAAACAGTAA